The Triticum urartu cultivar G1812 chromosome 6, Tu2.1, whole genome shotgun sequence genome includes the window catcattctcctaatgatgtgatctcgttatcaacgacatccaatgtccatggtcagaaaaccgtaaccatctattgatcaacgagctagtcaactagaggcttactagggacatggtgttgtctatgtatccacacatgtatctgagtttcctatcaatacaattctagcatggataataaacgattatcatgaacaatgaaatataataataataactaatttattattgcctctagggcatatttccaacatgctCCATGCGGGTAGGGTGGGTGCTAGTGCTCGCACCTCTGGCCCAGACGCGCGCGCCAGAACCGAAGGCGCGCGTTGCCCATCGCGACGGGCAGTGGGCAAGGGAGAGGGACGCGGCAGAGTAGTTCGTGGGCCGCCACCGCGGGTTGCCGGCGGAGCCCGGCGAGGACGAGCGGCTCCTCGCTTGGTTCTACCGCCGGTCGCTTACGACGGTGGAGACAGACGCTCGGCAGCTCCGTTTGAAGAACACCAAGGTGCTCCGGCTTGCCATTGAGCAGTCAGAGATTGAGGCGGAGGAGGCAGCGACAGAGGCGGCTCGGCTGGCGAAGCTCAAGCGGCAACAAGACAGGGTCGTTCGGCGGCTCAAAGGGTTGATCGGCCTCTCCGACTTCGACTCCTCTGACCGCGATGACCAAGGCGCTTCATCCGACAACTCGGGCGATCCTCCACCAACCGCCGACGCCTACATCATCATCCTCGACTGGAATGGAAAAGTGCCGGCGAGGAAGCGGTGAAGATCCGTCTGCTCCACCTTAATTTTAAGTTTTTAGATGTAGTTTGAACTTGGAAAGTCCTTTATGTGCATTAAGTAAACTTTAGCGGTCTTTTGAAGATCCGTTGGTGATCTTTCGATGAATGGATTATGCATTTCTATGTCCAATTGTATGTCTGTTTTATGATCTACGTATTTTTTATCCACATTGTATGGTTTAGTATGGATATAAGGTATCGAATATGAGATAAACGGGGTTCTACTCTTTCAGGGTTCCCAAATCGGGGAAAGTACCACGTTCTAGAAGAATAAGATGAAAGTTGGCTTTCGCCGCGCTCTTGAATACCGTTGATAAACACAACGACCTTGACCTCGTTTTTATAGAGAGACAGATGCTCGTGCACACAAACGGAAAGAACCAGCACGCGCATACGTACGGTGTGAAACCAGCTCCAACGAAACTTGGGCTCATAAATAAAATTCAACCTACGGCGTACTGAGACATATAATAAAAGATAAAACAAAGTTAGTATTTTGATTACCATGTGATGACGTGAAATATGTAGAGACTAAAAAAATGGGCCATGTTAGCATCCTTAAGATGTGTAACAACGAAAGAGCTAGGAGATTGTCTAAAGTGGCCTGAGGTTTTTGGTCCCAGCATGGAGTTtcgacaatcaaacacacaggtaATGCACGTGCATTAGAAAGAAATCCTACAAAGTGGAGAATGCTCAGCCCACTTCCATAGTTCCGGCTCCTTTCTTATTCTACGTTGTCTTTTGTTCCCAGATCTATCTTCAAAGTGCAACCTCACAAAAAAACTTGATGTCAAGATCTGTTATGGAAGACATCCAGGTCTCTTTGATATTTCCCCTCAAAGAAAAGTCTATTTGACATTGCAATTATACATGTATTAATTTCTTGGCGTTTACAAAATCACACCAACTCTCAACCGGAATTTAAAGAAAAACATGGTTAGAACTTTCAGCACAAAATTCCAATACTTCCACTAGAACAATATCTTTGTAGAGTCAAACTAGATTAACTAGTTAAGTTCCCCAAATACAAAACACAACAAGTTGCATGGAAAGAGAAGGAAGGGAACAAAGACTGTGATAGATCATTAGGAGATCATGAAAACAATACAACAATGGGCAAAGAGGAGGAGCCCACTTGCGTGGTAGGTTGTGGCTGCCTTCGATGTTCCACGCCGCACCTACTCTCGTTCCCAATTTGGAAAAGCATCATGTTCTTTCTAGAAGAAGGCTTCAAGAGGTGTGAGAAGTAAATATTGAACATATAACATTCCATCATGTTTGTTACCAAAAACGTCCCCCGCAAAAAAAAATGTTACCAAAAACGTCAGTATTTTATATTTaactttttattatttttgtttATTGTTTATCCGGGTGTATCCGAGCTTGTAACGTGTAATCCCCGCCGGTACAAAATTTGCCAGAAGTAACAATTCATCGCaacacaaaaacaaacaagtgtCAATGCTATCAGTAATGATGCGCACGCATGCACAATCCCTTAGGCTCATGATCGAACTGACGTTGACCTGAACTCATGGCAGATGAGACAGCAGAGAAAGCAAGAACAAACTCGCCTGAAATACGGAAAACACACACACAAGTAACGCGCGTGCATGGGAAATCGTACAAAGTGAGGAATGCTCAGACCCCTTCCAAAGGTCAGGCATCTTCCACATTCTACGTCGTCCTGTGCTTTTCCCCCGATCTATCTTCAAAAAAAAAACCTCACATAAAAACTTAATGTCAAGTTCTATTATTAAAGACATTCATGTCTCTTTGATATTTGCCCTAAAGAAACATATGTGCATTTTTTTCGCCGCGCTTACAAGATCCATGAACACCAACTCTCATCAGGAGTAAAAAAACATCCAACCTCTTGGTTAGAACTTTATTAAGAAGCAAAGTTGTTGCATAAAATAACACAAGTTTCCAAGGCTTTCACCAAAACAATATTTTGTCAAGGGTCAAAATAAGCTAACTATACTTAGGCTCCCCTTAAGAAAACAAGTTGCATGGGAAGGGAGGTCATGAAAGCAATAGCATGGCACATCGAAGAGAAAGCCAAACCACACTCACGGGGTAGGTAACCAAAGCTACGTACTCTCGTTCCTGATTCCGGAAAGTACCACGTTCTAGTATAGTCTAGAAGAAAGGCGCCACTGGAAACGGCTTAAACACATGCTCCCCCATATAGGTACCACTCATAAATATACTACGACAAGTAGTACACGTTCGCAAAACGACCTTTCTATCGTTGACCTCATTGTATATGCTGCTGGTGCACAGGGACGGAAAGAACAAGCACGCGTATACGGTGTGAAACAAGCGGCCCCAACTCTACCGAAACTTCTTCCCAGCCTGGTCAGGCTCAGGCCATGGCTCCCTGAATTTCTCGTGCAACCCTGTGGTCAGGTCAACCACCAATGTTGCCAACTCTCAAGAAGGGATGAGGAGGCGACATTTGCTAGGCAGAGGTAGAGCAAATGCGGTAGACGGTAAGGCCTATTTATTACTAATTTCTCCGTCCGGGTTTATATAGAAATACTCTGGACTTTTaaagcatctccagccgttcagCCTTTCAAGGACTTTTTTTAGGCGTAAAATAGCGCCTCTTGGGGGATTACCGGTGATATTTCCAGCGTGGGGGGCTCCGGTTCCCAACCTTCCCCCAAGTTCGCCCTCACCCCCCAGCCGTTGAGTTCCAACTCAAATTCGGCCCAATTCATCGCATTTCGGCAAAAATTCAATAAAACTAATTGTTATcacatagttcatcacagaaatcaatACAAATCAAATAGTTCAACGAAGCAAGCTCATAATTCGAACACAAATTAAAACACATCGAACTGGGTGTTGTCTGTGAGCCTTCATAGGTGCTCCACCAGATCGTGCTGCAGTTCTTGATGCACTTGTGgatctcggatctcctgacgcatgtTGAGCAAGGCAGCCCATGTTGCCGGTACCTGGTGATCAACAGTTGCAAGAGGAAACTGCCTAAaatatggttcagtgtcaaacactggctcTTCCTCCTTGCCCtcaatgatcatgttgtgcaagataaTACAACAATTCATCACCTCCCACATCTAAGATTTCGACCAGGTCAGAGTGGAGTACCGGACAACAAtaaatcgagattggagcacaccaaatacccgctcgacatccttcctgcaagcctcctgacACTTAGCAAAGTAGGAGTTCTTGCCTCGTGGCACATGGTTTGAGATAGTCTTACAAATGTGCACCATCTTGGATAGCCATCTTCTAGGTAGTATCCCTTGATGTAGTGGCGCCCATTGACCTCGTAGTTCACTGGAGGAGtatgaccttcaacaagcttggcaaagacattcgaacactgcagcacgttgatgtcattgtgaatTCCTGCCTTCCTGGCATACCAAATAAGGAGTGCCAAATTCAGAGGTCTTGTGTAGCCACCTTCTCTAGTACCACACTGCAAGCTCCTTTatacatcccctgccaagcaaatggacgGTTTTTTCATGTCCAATgtatgcagtcgatgcttccaagcatcccagaaAATTCTCTTGCTTCATTTtgtgctaggatccgagcagtatCTTCAGCACTGGGTGATCGCAAGTATTGTGGTCCAAACACTTCCACCACTGCCCTACAGAACTTGTACAAACACTCAATGATGGTGGACTCGAACATGCGTCCATAGTCTTCATGTATATCACCGAgagctccgtatgcaagcatcctcatagctgtcgtgcacttctggagtGAGGAGAACCCAAATGTGCCGGTGCAATCCTTCTTGCAAATGAAatagttgtcgaactcccggatggcATTCACAATCTTGAGGAAGAGCTTCCGGCTTATCCGATAACGGTACCGAAATACTTTCTCGCTGTGCAGTGGAGCGCTGGCAAAGTAGTCGGCGTAGAGCAAGCAATAGCCCTCCATTCTATGCTTCCACTTTCTCTTGCGACGGCCCGGCGCTGAGCCACATCGCCGCGGCTTTGCCTTGTTCGTGAATAGGCCGACCAGAGTGGCGAGGATCATGAGGTGCTCTTCGTCGTCGGTGTCggcctcggcttcctcctccatcAGAGCCGCTAACGCCTCCTAGTCGTCGGAGCCCATTGCCGAACAGGCAAATAGCCGAACACCTCGTGGGCGTGGTGGGCGGGTAGCCGCCGGCATCCTTGCCTGCGTGGGCGGGGTCCTGGAAAGCTCGCCCAGGAGCGGGATGGAGGCTGCCACGGCGAAACCCTCTCTTTTCGACGGGGGAATGGCCTTTCTAGTGGCGGAGCAGCGGCTGTGGGCAGGTGGGTGGCACCGATATCAGCATGGCGGCGAAAGGGGAAGTGGCGTTCTGCCACATGTTGGTCGAATCTGGGCGGGAAAAGGCGTTTCCCGCCTGATAGTGATGGTCCACACGCCACTTCTCCTTCCGCCGGAGCCCCAAGTGCCCCCCAGTGCGCTAGGTTCGGCCTGAGATCGTCGGGCCAAAAATGGTCCTAACCAGCAGAATTCGGCGTCCTGGGGGATTTTTGTTGCGCCGGCGGAAATAATGGCGTCTTGGGGTCTTGTTAGGGGTGCGACTGGAGATGCTATTATGAGCATGTTAACTTAAAATTTAAATGATAATTTAGGAGCCATAAGACACAAAGTTTTGATCATTGAACGCTTCTTTGAAGtacgaatccaatgatatatGTTTGTTTTAGCATATAATAATTTTTTTAACCAAATTTAGGCTCAAATTTCAGAGGAATTAATGGAGCTGGATGGAGGAATTGCCTGCTAGCTGACGCATCAGAGTGGTGCGGAGCGCATGTGTTTGGCCAGCTTGAAGCAAATGCCGCTGGTAGCTCTTTTTTTCTTTAGAAATACTGTACAATACAGATGTACTAGATGTTTACATACATGCATGTACACTTGTCCACATCTTGCTATCGACGGAACATCATCTCTCACTAAATGAAAGAACATTTCGATTATATGAGACACGTGTGGTGGATATCTAGGCCCTTTTCCTTTTCTAACAATGATATTATCACGCTACCCGCAAAAAAAATTGATATTATCACGCTAGATTATAATCACAGGCTCACAGCTGTGCAACGACAATTTCAGCCTAGTCCCCCGTGCACGAATTAGCAAACCAGCCCCGCCGATTCCGACTCCCCAATCATCTACCCTCTCGGGGCTCCCAAATCCGGAAAAGCACCACGTTCCACAAGAACAACATGAAAAACTTGCCTTTTCCCGCGCTCCTCAATAATCAACACCGTTGATAAACAAGTGCACGTTCACAACGAAGCTTGACCTCGTTTTTTATAGACAGACAGATGCTCGTGCACACAAACGGAAAGAACCAGCACGCGCATACGTACGGTGtgaggccaactccaccgcgcgaccttATCCTGTCCATCCCCGTCCGTTTAGGATAAAAGAGACAAAAAAGGCGGCCCAGCGCGCGGGAGCAAACGGATTTTTGTTCGCTTTGTGTCTGCTTTCGACCCATCCCGGCCCAAATTTGCGCCGGTTTTGAAGTGAAATGGATAGTGCGCGGACAGGCGGGACGCGCGCGTTTGTCCTCCCTTGGCCCGCCTGTCGGGGACACTAGCATCCCTCCGCTCCCAACGCTTCACCCTCTCTCCCTGCCCCaccccgccgccggcgccgccgctaTTCTCCGGCCGCCTCCTCACCGCGCAGCCCCCCCGCCGTCCATACCAAACCACTTGTCGACATGGCCGCCACCACGCCCGCGCTTCCGCTGTAGTTTTGTTCGTCGATCGGAGGAGGTTTGGCCGTGGCCGTCCTTGCCGGTGGCAGAGCGGACACGACTGCCGGCGACGTACCACGGCGGCCGAGGCAGATTCCGACGAGAGCTCCAGAGCGGCCTGTAGCCGGCCGGCAACCACCCTGCTGCGTCGAGGTGATCATCGCGGCCTCTTCGCCACCACGACCGCAAGGTGTTCGACCTTTTGCCAACAAAGGTATGGACAGTGGAGACGAGTTTTTCTTCCATCACTTCCTTTGTTCATCGGACGATTCGTCGTCGGATGATGACAATCTTGCGGTGGCTGCACTGGTCGTTCACGACCATATTCAACGGCAGCTTCCTCGGTACATGGGGTCAGTCCCTGGCCGTGCTCCCAACCTGAACCGCAACAGGGAGAGAGGCCACGCCCTGCTCTATGCAGATTACTTTGCCAACACCCCGCTCTTCAGGCCAGATAAATCTCGTCGCTGTTTTCGTATGGCAAGGCATTTGTTCAATCGTATCCGAGAGGGAGTGGTTGCTCACGACCCATACTTCGAGTGTAAGACGGATGCCCTTGGCAAGCTTGGATTCTCCTCGTACCAGAAATGCACCGCGGCCATCcgcatgcttgcatatggaattcCAGGCGATCTGGTCGATGAGTATGTGCATATGAGTGAGACAACATGTCTGATGTCAATGTACAAGTTTTGCCAGGCTGTGATCGAGGTCTTTGGGCCAGAGTACTTGAGGCAGCCAACTGCCGCTGATACAGAGAGATTGTTGGCGACCAACGCAGCTAGAGGATTTCCAGGTatgcttggcagcatagattgtatgcactgggagtggaagaactgtccatttgcttggcagggccaGTACAAGGGGCATGTTAACGGGTGCACTGTCATATTAGAAGCGGTGGCATCACAAGATCTTTGGATATGGCATTCTTTCTTCGGCATGGCAGGttctcacaatgatatcaacgtgctgcAGCGTTCTCCAGTCTTTGCGAGGCTTGCAGAAGGCCACTCCCCACCTGTCAACTTTGAGATCAACGGCCACTATTACAACAAGGGATACTATCTAGCAGATGGTATCTATCCTCAGTGGTCAACTTTTGTGAAGACAATCTCGAAACCCCAAAGTGAGAAGAGAAAGAGATTTGCCCAAATGCAAGAGAGTGTTAGAAAGGATGTGGAACGTGCTTTTGGTGTGCTTCAATCCCGGTGGGGTATCGTTCGAAACCCTGCGTTGTCATGGGATGAAGGGAAGctttgggaggtgatgactgcttgtgtgatcatgcacaacatgatcgtcgAGAACGAGCGTGATGAGAGTATCTTCGACCAAGGATTTGATTATCAAGGTGAAAATATTGAGCCCCTGCACCAAG containing:
- the LOC125516549 gene encoding uncharacterized protein LOC125516549; protein product: MGSVPGRAPNLNRNRERGHALLYADYFANTPLFRPDKSRRCFRMARHLFNRIREGVVAHDPYFECKTDALGKLGFSSYQKCTAAIRMLAYGIPGDLVDEYVHMSETTCLMSMYKFCQAVIEVFGPEYLRQPTAADTERLLATNAARGFPGMLGSIDCMHWEWKNCPFAWQGQYKGHVNGCTVILEAVASQDLWIWHSFFGMAGSHNDINVLQRSPVFARLAEGHSPPVNFEINGHYYNKGYYLADGIYPQWSTFVKTISKPQSEKRKRFAQMQESVRKDVERAFGVLQSRWGIVRNPALSWDEGKLWEVMTACVIMHNMIVENERDESIFDQGFDYQGENIEPLHQDPAIFEQFAQFHREMRDWHTHVNLQNDLVEHVWEHVGNQ